The following coding sequences are from one Granulicella sp. L56 window:
- the pth gene encoding aminoacyl-tRNA hydrolase: MKLIVGLGNPGIEYQFTPHNAGYLAVDRIADDCGVSLTNRRGRALTAKATLAGEEVLLAKPETFMNLSGLSVAALVRELDIAVPSSDLIVLYDELAIPLGTIRIRERGSAGGHNGVKSISGVLGTEEWLRIRIGVGKPALEDGREIKAGGKEYLLSPFRKQELAVLDEVLDRARSAVEVVLTKGVGAAMNEFNRRPDEPEKGTEGPNGK; this comes from the coding sequence GTGAAGCTGATTGTCGGACTCGGCAACCCCGGGATTGAGTATCAGTTCACACCGCACAACGCCGGGTATCTTGCGGTAGACCGCATCGCAGACGATTGCGGCGTGTCGCTCACCAACCGGCGGGGACGAGCGCTTACCGCGAAGGCAACGCTGGCAGGCGAAGAGGTTCTGCTGGCGAAGCCTGAGACCTTCATGAACCTGAGCGGGCTTTCGGTGGCCGCGCTGGTTCGAGAGTTGGACATTGCTGTTCCGTCGTCGGACCTGATCGTCCTGTATGACGAACTGGCGATTCCACTGGGCACGATTCGCATCCGCGAGCGTGGATCGGCGGGCGGGCATAACGGGGTGAAGTCGATCTCGGGCGTGCTTGGCACGGAAGAGTGGCTGCGCATCCGCATCGGCGTTGGGAAACCGGCGCTCGAGGATGGCAGAGAGATCAAAGCAGGCGGCAAGGAGTATTTGCTGTCGCCGTTCCGCAAGCAGGAGCTTGCGGTGTTGGATGAAGTGCTCGACCGCGCACGCAGCGCTGTCGAGGTGGTGCTGACCAAAGGGGTTGGCGCTGCGATGAACGAGTTCAACCGCCGGCCAGACGAACCCGAGAAGGGGACGGAAGGGCCGAACGGGAAGTAG
- a CDS encoding 50S ribosomal protein L25, giving the protein MATETAETVVATPREGKFNKNAARRVRVAGKIPAVVYGAGQDAVAVTVDPRAITKILHSDSGHNTIFDLNVEGAALVKAMIVDWQREPIKGKLLHIDLKRIAMDKLMRVSVPIQLTGTSAGVKNQGGILDHVLREVEIECLPNDIPSHLDVDVSGLELHGVIRVSDLPHSGSIKFLGDENATVAHVTAVKEEVAAEVVAAAPTEPEVAKKGKTDAEAAPAADAKKK; this is encoded by the coding sequence ATGGCAACAGAGACAGCAGAGACAGTAGTCGCAACACCTCGTGAAGGCAAGTTCAATAAGAATGCGGCCCGCCGCGTTCGCGTAGCCGGCAAGATTCCTGCGGTCGTCTATGGCGCAGGCCAGGATGCAGTCGCGGTCACCGTCGACCCCAGGGCCATCACCAAGATTCTGCACTCGGACTCCGGTCACAACACCATCTTCGACCTGAACGTCGAAGGCGCGGCACTGGTCAAGGCCATGATCGTCGACTGGCAGCGTGAGCCCATCAAGGGCAAGCTGCTGCACATCGACCTCAAGCGGATCGCGATGGACAAGCTGATGCGCGTCTCCGTGCCCATCCAGTTGACCGGCACCTCGGCCGGTGTGAAGAACCAGGGCGGCATTCTGGATCACGTTCTGCGCGAGGTCGAGATTGAGTGCCTCCCGAACGATATTCCGAGCCATCTTGATGTCGATGTCTCGGGCCTCGAGCTGCATGGCGTGATTCGCGTCTCCGACCTGCCCCACTCGGGCAGCATCAAGTTCCTCGGCGATGAGAATGCAACCGTTGCCCACGTAACGGCAGTCAAGGAAGAGGTTGCGGCTGAGGTTGTTGCCGCTGCCCCGACCGAGCCGGAAGTGGCCAAGAAGGGCAAGACGGATGCGGAAGCTGCTCCGGCTGCCGATGCTAAAAAGAAGTAG
- a CDS encoding ribose-phosphate diphosphokinase has product MSESKRIKIFCGSANPALCDEICKFVGVPLGETRLQRFSDGEVHFQLLENVRGADVFLVQPTCFPVDQHLVELLIMMDALKRASAGRITVVMPYYGYARQDRKDRPRVAITSKLVADLLTTAGANRALLVDLHAAQIQGFFNIPVDHLFASPVLVSYFRDLELPNLTVVSPDAGGVERARFFAKKLDVPLAIVDKRRTDINVTEVMNVIGDVKGRTCLILDDIIDTAGTMVKTVDALLEQGAEKVYACATHAVLSGPAVERIANSRLEELIVTNTIPLREDALRVPKIKVLSIAGLLGRAIESIHMETSVSTLFN; this is encoded by the coding sequence CTGAGCGAGAGCAAGCGCATCAAGATTTTTTGCGGATCGGCTAATCCCGCCTTGTGCGATGAGATCTGCAAGTTCGTCGGTGTGCCGCTGGGCGAGACCCGGTTGCAGAGATTCTCCGACGGCGAGGTTCATTTTCAACTGCTCGAAAACGTTCGCGGCGCGGACGTCTTTCTGGTGCAGCCTACCTGCTTCCCTGTCGATCAGCATCTTGTTGAGCTGCTGATTATGATGGACGCACTGAAGCGCGCATCAGCCGGGCGAATCACGGTGGTGATGCCGTACTACGGCTATGCGAGACAGGACCGCAAGGACCGGCCCCGCGTAGCGATCACGTCGAAGCTGGTTGCCGATCTGCTCACGACGGCTGGTGCAAACCGGGCGTTGTTGGTCGATCTTCACGCAGCACAGATTCAAGGCTTCTTCAATATCCCGGTGGACCATCTGTTTGCCAGCCCGGTGCTGGTGAGCTACTTCCGGGACCTGGAGCTGCCGAACCTGACCGTGGTATCGCCCGATGCGGGCGGCGTGGAAAGGGCGAGATTCTTCGCCAAGAAGCTGGATGTACCGTTGGCCATCGTTGACAAGCGGCGGACCGACATTAATGTGACTGAGGTGATGAACGTGATCGGCGACGTAAAGGGCCGCACGTGTTTGATCCTCGACGACATTATCGACACCGCCGGAACCATGGTGAAGACGGTGGATGCGCTGCTCGAACAGGGCGCGGAAAAAGTTTATGCGTGCGCGACCCATGCGGTGCTGTCCGGACCGGCCGTTGAGCGCATCGCAAATTCACGATTGGAAGAACTGATCGTGACCAATACCATTCCGCTGCGCGAAGATGCGTTGCGGGTGCCGAAGATTAAAGTGCTTTCGATCGCCGGGCTGTTGGGACGCGCCATCGAGAGCATTCATATGGAGACCAGCGTCAGTACGCTGTTCAACTAG